Proteins from one Lepidochelys kempii isolate rLepKem1 chromosome 6, rLepKem1.hap2, whole genome shotgun sequence genomic window:
- the LOC140912836 gene encoding uncharacterized protein: protein MQSSSAEVTMMESQNRKRAPGWTEREVRDLIAVWGEESVLSELRSSFRNAKTFVKISQGMKDRSHNRDPKQCRVKLKELRQANQKTRGVNGLFGSEPQTCRFYDELYAILGGSATTTPAVLFDSFNGDGDNTEAGFGDEEDDDDDEVVDSSQQASGETSFPDSQELFLTLDLEPVPPEPTPGCLLDLAGGEGTSAACVSMIPGSSPSQRLLKIRKKKNALVMKCSLSSCSPPTLTEHRQMRGGK from the exons atgcagagctcatcagcagaggtgaccatgatggagtcccagaatcgcaaaagagctccaggatggactgaacgggaggtacgggatctgatcgctgtttggggagaggaatccgtgctatcagaactccgttccagttttcgaaatgccaaaacctttgtcaaaatctcccagggcatgaaggacagaagccataacagggatccgaagcagtgccgcgtgaaactgaaggagctgaggcaagccaaccagaaaaccagaggggtgaACGGCCTCTTCGGGTCAGaaccccaaacatgccgcttctatgatgagctgtatgccattttagggggttcagccaccactaccccagccgtgttgtttgactccttcaatggagatggagacaacacggaagcaggttttggggacgaagaagatgatgatgatgatgaggttgtagatagctcacagcaagcaagcggagaaaccagttttcccgacagccaggaactgtttctcaccctggacctggagccagtaccccccgaacccaccccaggctgcctcctggacctggcaggcggagaagggacctccg ctgcatgtgtttcaatgatcccAGGAtcttctccatcccagaggctactgaagattagaaagaaaaaaaacgcactcgtgatgaaatgttctctgagctcatgcagtcctcccacactgacagagcacagacaaatgcgtggaggcaaataa